The window GTTGCGAGCCGGGGACGTGTGGGTGGCCGGGAGCCGCAAGTACAAGGACCTTGACGCCTACCTATTGCCGCAAGGCGTGTGGCCACGGCGCCTCCCCGAGTTGGGGTTGAGCCTGCCCGAGACCTTCGACGCCTTCTGGGCGGTGACCGAGCCCACGCTGCAAGGACAGCTCCGTGAAGTCGAGGGCTTGCTGGCCCAAGGGGTGTTGTCGTCCGTCACGGTGCGGGGACGGAAGTTGAAGATCGGGAAGACCCCGAAGGCCGTACCCGACGAGGTAGAACCCCTGGAGCGGCTGTTGAGCGCGCGGCTCCCGCGCGTGAAGATCACCGACCTGCTGCTGGAGGTGAACGCCTGGACCCGCTTCACAGGCGCTTTTTTGAACCTGCACAGCGGCAAGGGCGTGGAGCGGCACGATCACCTCCTCACCGCAATCCTGGCCGATGGGCTCAACCTCGGACTGACCAAGATGGCCGAGGCCTCGCCCGACCCGGGCGTGACCGCCCGGCGCCTGATGTACCTCTCGGATTGGTTCATTCGCCCCGACTCTTACGCCGCTGGACTCGCCGAACTCGTCAACTTTCAATCCAAGCTGCCCCTGGCCGCCCTGTGGGGCGACGGCACGACCAGCAGTTCCGATGGGCAACGCTTTCCCACAGGTGGGCGCGGCAAGACCTTCGGGCACTTGAACGCGAAGTACGGCCGGGAACCGGGCGTGCTGTTCTACACCCACCTCAGCGACCAATACGCGCCTTTCCACACCAAGGTCATCACGGCGAATGTCCGGGACGCCCTGCATGTGCTAGACGGTCTGCTGTACCACCTGTCCGAGCTGAAGATCAAGGAGCACTACACCGACACCGCCGGGTACACCGAGCAGGTCTTCGCACTGTGCCACCTGCTGGGCTTTCGCTTTGCTCCACGGATTCGGGATCTGGGCGAGACGCGGCTGTACACGCCGGAAGTCGCTTCGGCTTACGGTCTCCTCGAACCGCTGGTGGCCCAGCGGCTCAACCTGCGGCTGATCCGTGAGCACTGGGACGAGTTGCGGCGGCTCACGGCGTCCATCAAGGCGGGCACGGTGACCGCTTCGCTGATCCTGTCCAAGCTGGCCTCGTACCCCCGCCAGAACGGGCTTGCCCTGGCTCTCCGTGAGTTGGGCAGGGTGCAGCGCACCCTGTTCACCCTGGAGTGGCTGCGCGACCCTGACCTGCGGCGGCGGGTGTTGGTGGGACTGAACAAGGGGGAAGCCCTGCACGCCTTGAAACGGGCGGTGGCCTTTCACCGCAACGGGGAGATTCGGGATCGTTCCTTCGAGGCCCAGATCAACCGCGCCAGCGGTCTGAATCTTGTCACCACCGCTATTGCCGTGTGGAACACGGTGTACTTGGGGCGAGCAGTGGACGCCATGCGTGCCGAGGGACAGGACGTGCCGGATGACCTGTTGGCGCACGTGTCACCGCTGTCGTGGGAACACATTGGGCTGACGGGTGACTACGTATGGCGGCCAGAGACCGTGCCCGGCGAGGGCGCCTACCGGGCGCTACGTGAATAAAAAGCGTGCAGGACGCTCTTTTTCCTTAACGTAGTAGGATTCGCCAATCTTGTCGTAGGCCCCTCCACCAGCAGGGAGGATTGGAGTCGGCCGAGCGGTGAGCCGTCCTCGGCCCGGAGGTTGGCAGCCAGCAGGGTATAGGTCGCGCGCTCGGTCAGGCGCGTCAGGGCCGCTGGACCGTAGGAGATCCACAGGTCGTTCCCCAGCGTCTGGACGGTGACCCCCGCCGCCGCGAGCACGGGCGGCAGGGCGACGCCGCGGGTCAGGCGGCACTCCTCGAACCGACGGTCGAAGGCGTCGCCCGCATCCCAGCGAAAGACGGTGCGCCCCGCGGCTTGCGCCTCCGTCTGGACCTGCCGCGCCATGGTGGTGAGCCGGGACAGGGCGCCGAGGCGCCCGTGAATGTCGTTGGAATGGAGGAAGGTCAAGGACCACACGTTCGCAGTGTAGAGGTGCGAACTCGTTGACGGTTTGCCCAAAAGGGCCTTGCTCTGGGGTTGCCATTGAAATGCAGGAGGCAGGGGGCAGTCATCTATGCCGAGTTCTGCTCGCCAGCGTGCACCGAGGCCTACAAGGTCCAGCTCGCGCATCTGCGGGCCAGTCACCTCGAACAGGTCTATGGGGAGCGGCTGTGCGACGCGGGCCTGGCCTTCGTGCCGCAGTACCCGCTCGGCCCCTACGTGGTGGACCTGGCCTTCCCGCAGGTGCGGTTGCTGGTGGAGGTAGACGGCGAGGTGTACCACGCTGGTCCCCGAACACAGATGCACGATGATTGCAAGGACGCCCTGGCCGCTGTCGGAGGCTGGTGCCTGTTGTTGGGCGAACGTCTCGAAGAGGCCGTTCGCTGGGTGGTCGAGGCATTTCAAGGATGGGAGTCTTCGTCCTGAACCGACTGACCGGGAACAGGGGTTGACAATCAGCGTCCGGGGGCGTGATCGATGTCCCCATGCTCTTCGTCGCCGGAGGGCATGGCCACGACGTATATCTTGTACGCGGAGGAGCGGCCAAACACGTTGTTGATATCGTTGCTGCCGTGAAGCGTGTTCTTGTGATCGGCAGTCCCGGCGCTGGGAAGAGCACATTTTCCATCCAGTTGGCTG is drawn from Deinococcus terrestris and contains these coding sequences:
- a CDS encoding Tn3 family transposase, which codes for MTRAQREQFTRFPPLDERTLSRYYLLDDTDLRLVRERRRDFNRLGYAVQLTVLRHLGRALRPSETLPEIVLVSLAEQLWVDPACYARYATRDPTRHEHFAALCQQFGYVELSRRLNHELRDWLMPLAVVTDQPFPLMSALMDELRRRKVLVPRFSVLERLVQAARVRADRHTYGLLNLPLKGDLAEKVDALLGPQGAEPVSRFAWLGRPVGAPKAKNVLALLDKLAFVRTFPVQSNLRAFLPQSRLEHLAEEARRLSASHLGDFEPGRRRATLMAYLFDLSETLTDAVLDMHDRVMVGLLRDGEREAAEAFGQQGPPLVEQFGTFRSVCAAVIAAREQGADPYQAIEAVVNWQQLVETVREREVVRAEQLDPLHHALKGYAKVRSYAPRMLAAFTFHAEGAAAPLVEALGLLREIYAANKRTLPEHVPISFVRQKWAGQVFRDGAIDRRAYELCVLDELRLALRAGDVWVAGSRKYKDLDAYLLPQGVWPRRLPELGLSLPETFDAFWAVTEPTLQGQLREVEGLLAQGVLSSVTVRGRKLKIGKTPKAVPDEVEPLERLLSARLPRVKITDLLLEVNAWTRFTGAFLNLHSGKGVERHDHLLTAILADGLNLGLTKMAEASPDPGVTARRLMYLSDWFIRPDSYAAGLAELVNFQSKLPLAALWGDGTTSSSDGQRFPTGGRGKTFGHLNAKYGREPGVLFYTHLSDQYAPFHTKVITANVRDALHVLDGLLYHLSELKIKEHYTDTAGYTEQVFALCHLLGFRFAPRIRDLGETRLYTPEVASAYGLLEPLVAQRLNLRLIREHWDELRRLTASIKAGTVTASLILSKLASYPRQNGLALALRELGRVQRTLFTLEWLRDPDLRRRVLVGLNKGEALHALKRAVAFHRNGEIRDRSFEAQINRASGLNLVTTAIAVWNTVYLGRAVDAMRAEGQDVPDDLLAHVSPLSWEHIGLTGDYVWRPETVPGEGAYRALRE
- a CDS encoding metallophosphoesterase family protein, translating into MWSLTFLHSNDIHGRLGALSRLTTMARQVQTEAQAAGRTVFRWDAGDAFDRRFEECRLTRGVALPPVLAAAGVTVQTLGNDLWISYGPAALTRLTERATYTLLAANLRAEDGSPLGRLQSSLLVEGPTTRLANPTTLRKKSVLHAFYSRSAR
- a CDS encoding DUF559 domain-containing protein, which gives rise to MKCRRQGAVIYAEFCSPACTEAYKVQLAHLRASHLEQVYGERLCDAGLAFVPQYPLGPYVVDLAFPQVRLLVEVDGEVYHAGPRTQMHDDCKDALAAVGGWCLLLGERLEEAVRWVVEAFQGWESSS